In a single window of the Bos taurus isolate L1 Dominette 01449 registration number 42190680 breed Hereford chromosome 23, ARS-UCD2.0, whole genome shotgun sequence genome:
- the H2BC15 gene encoding histone H2B type 1-N (The RefSeq protein has 1 substitution compared to this genomic sequence) produces MPEPSKSAPAPKKGSKKAVTKAQKKDGKKRKRSRKESYSVYVYKVLKQVHPDTGISSKAMGNMNSFVNDIFERIAGEASRLAHYNKRSTITSREIQTAVRLLLPGELAKHAVSEGTKAVTKYTSSK; encoded by the coding sequence ATGCCTGAACCCTCGAAGTCCGCTCCGGCCCCGAAGAAGGGCTCCAAGAAGGCAGTGACCAAGGCGCAGAAGAAGGACGGCAAGAAGCGCAAGCGCAGCCGCAAGGAGAGCTACTCCGTGTACGTGTACAAGGTGCTGAAGCAGGTCCACCCGGACACCGGCATCTCGTCCAAGGCCATGGGCATCATGAATTCGTTCGTGAACGATATTTTCGAGCGCATCGCGGGCGAGGCGTCGCGCCTGGCTCACTACAACAAGCGCTCGACCatcacatccagggagatccagacGGCCGTGCGCCTGCTGCTTCCCGGAGAACTGGCCAAGCACGCCGTGTCTGAGGGCACCAAGGCCGTCACCAAGTACACCAGTTCTAAGTGA
- the H2AC15 gene encoding histone H2A type 1-D, translating into MSGRGKQGGKARAKAKTRSSRAGLQFPVGRVHRLLRKGNYSERVGAGAPVYLAAVLEYLTAEILELAGNAARDNKKTRIIPRHLQLAIRNDEELNKLLGKVTIAQGGVLPNIQAVLLPKKTESHHKAKGK; encoded by the coding sequence ATGTCTGGTCGTGGCAAGCAAGGAGGCAAGGCTCGTGCAAAGGCCAAGACCCGTTCCTCGCGGGCCGGGCTCCAGTTCCCCGTGGGCCGAGTGCACCGGCTGCTCCGCAAGGGTAACTACTCCGAGCGGGTTGGGGCCGGGGCCCCGGTGTACCTGGCGGCGGTGCTGGAGTACCTGACAGCCGAGATCTTAGAGCTGGCGGGCAACGCAGCCCGGGACAACAAGAAGACCCGCATCATCCCGCGTCATCTGCAGCTGGCCATCCGCAACGACGAGGAGCTCAACAAGCTGCTGGGCAAAGTCACCATCGCTCAGGGTGGTGTCCTGCCCAACATCCAGGCGGTGCTGCTGCCCAAGAAGACCGAGAGCCACCACAAGGCCAAGGGCAAGTAG